A single region of the Arthrobacter sp. V1I7 genome encodes:
- a CDS encoding glycosyltransferase — protein sequence MKDQNQQAESPLRASICMATYNGSQYVEEQLESILAQLGPEDEIVIVDDASTDDTVARIRRVADPRIRLIRAGANQGYVRSFEQAVLASRGGAIFLADQDDVWVEGRLEAMLAALETHAVVASNFDVLGGGARPGIPRLRAADSGRHRANLWGILVGYRAYYGCGMAFRREVLGSFAPVPGYLTESHDLWLAILGNSAGSIAHLDRSTLLRRLHDTNATPRGWRSLRVILSARVVLLRLMAEARRRLRAAAGS from the coding sequence ATGAAAGATCAGAACCAGCAGGCCGAAAGCCCGCTCCGGGCCAGCATCTGCATGGCAACGTACAACGGCTCGCAGTACGTCGAGGAGCAGCTCGAATCGATCCTGGCGCAGCTGGGCCCCGAGGATGAGATCGTGATCGTGGACGACGCATCCACCGATGACACGGTGGCGCGGATCCGGCGCGTGGCCGACCCCAGGATCCGCCTGATCCGGGCCGGCGCCAACCAGGGCTACGTGCGGTCCTTCGAGCAGGCAGTCCTGGCCAGCCGGGGCGGAGCGATCTTCCTGGCCGACCAGGACGATGTCTGGGTCGAGGGCCGGCTGGAGGCCATGCTGGCGGCGCTGGAAACCCACGCCGTCGTGGCGAGCAACTTCGATGTGCTCGGCGGCGGCGCACGGCCCGGGATCCCGCGGCTCCGGGCAGCGGACAGCGGCCGCCACCGGGCCAATCTGTGGGGCATCCTGGTCGGCTACCGCGCCTATTACGGCTGCGGAATGGCCTTCCGCCGGGAAGTCCTCGGCAGCTTCGCCCCGGTGCCCGGCTATCTCACCGAGTCCCACGACCTGTGGCTTGCCATCCTCGGCAACTCCGCCGGGTCGATCGCGCATCTGGACCGGTCAACCCTGCTGCGGCGGCTGCATGACACCAACGCCACCCCGCGCGGCTGGCGCTCGCTCCGCGTCATTCTGTCCGCCCGCGTGGTCCTCCTGCGGCTCATGGCCGAGGCCCGCCGGAGGCTCCGCGCGGCGGCCGGCTCCTGA
- a CDS encoding polysaccharide biosynthesis protein: MKTVLLRLSGFTVLPLLSLITPLLLLPVVSNVVGGAGISSVISGQAIGTFAATVLMWGWNVDGPVAVARAAGAGERAAVYLRSVRTRLVLFAVTLPAAAAVAALVAVPGFRWQAVAMAWAVAIAGMSPAWFCIGLGQPKLLALYDTVPRFVATALAVPLLLLSNQLWYYTGLMAATGVASLVMFHRAFSPGGSWLPRDLRGTFRELAAQGRTAGISLAGNAYASTPTPIATATTAPAASGSLATADTLYRFGLFTVVALGNAFQGWTIERGVSGRRRRHLAAIWAHAGLGVLGAAILTAAGPFVSSFLFAGKAQATTELCFYYGLAFLFLSASTPFIRNLLIPAGQQKLVLRWTLISAAFGIAVMIWAGAAGNAPGIALGMALSEAILFGTLLIPGSKLLVKESRESVDAE, from the coding sequence ATGAAAACCGTACTGCTTCGACTTTCCGGGTTCACGGTTTTGCCCCTGCTGTCCTTGATCACGCCCCTCCTGCTCCTCCCCGTGGTCTCAAACGTCGTCGGCGGGGCAGGGATCTCCAGCGTGATCTCGGGACAGGCAATCGGCACCTTCGCCGCCACGGTCCTGATGTGGGGCTGGAATGTGGACGGGCCCGTTGCCGTCGCCCGGGCGGCCGGCGCCGGGGAGCGGGCCGCCGTCTATCTGCGCAGCGTCCGGACCCGGCTGGTCCTGTTTGCCGTCACCCTGCCGGCCGCCGCCGCGGTAGCGGCACTGGTTGCCGTCCCCGGTTTCCGCTGGCAGGCCGTCGCGATGGCCTGGGCCGTCGCCATCGCCGGGATGTCACCCGCCTGGTTCTGCATCGGCCTGGGGCAGCCGAAGCTGCTCGCCCTCTACGACACCGTTCCCCGGTTTGTGGCCACCGCCCTCGCGGTCCCGCTGCTGTTGCTCAGCAACCAGCTTTGGTACTACACAGGTCTGATGGCGGCCACCGGCGTCGCGTCCCTCGTGATGTTCCACCGGGCCTTTTCCCCCGGCGGCAGCTGGCTGCCCCGGGACCTGCGCGGAACCTTCCGGGAGCTTGCGGCGCAGGGCCGGACCGCGGGCATCAGCCTTGCGGGCAACGCCTATGCGTCCACCCCCACGCCGATTGCCACGGCCACCACCGCGCCGGCAGCCTCCGGGAGCCTGGCGACGGCGGACACGCTCTACCGCTTCGGGCTGTTCACCGTCGTGGCCCTCGGCAACGCCTTCCAGGGATGGACGATCGAACGGGGCGTTTCCGGGCGCCGGCGCCGTCATCTCGCCGCCATCTGGGCCCATGCCGGGCTCGGCGTCCTCGGCGCGGCGATCCTGACCGCGGCCGGACCGTTCGTCAGCAGTTTCCTGTTCGCGGGCAAGGCGCAGGCAACCACCGAGCTGTGCTTCTACTACGGGCTCGCCTTTCTCTTCCTCAGCGCCAGCACCCCGTTCATCCGCAACCTGCTGATCCCGGCAGGCCAGCAGAAGCTGGTGCTGCGCTGGACCCTCATTTCCGCCGCCTTCGGCATCGCCGTCATGATCTGGGCAGGCGCCGCTGGCAACGCCCCCGGCATAGCCCTGGGCATGGCCCTCAGCGAGGCCATTCTCTTTGGAACCCTGCTGATCCCGGGGTCGAAGCTGCTCGTAAAAGAAAGCAGAGAATCCGTTGACGCTGAATGA